From a single Bacteroidia bacterium genomic region:
- a CDS encoding methyltransferase domain-containing protein — MALAQHSSIQIRFDQQVANAREYLIPFIQSGMLLKEGMRVMEIGCGEGGVLQPFAELKLICLGVDLSESRIADAQKMMQEMSSKGLAEFIVKNVWDEDFLDKYRKSFDLIILKDTIEHIPDQESFIPYLKNFLREDGKIFFGFPPWRMPFGGHQQISKSKALGVMPWIHLLPRTLYKGILKLFGESDRIIEDLLEIKDTGISLNRFEKILKQSQLQTDRKIHFLINPIYRYKFGLKPKEQAKFITAIPHFRDFFTTAGWYLVSVAK, encoded by the coding sequence ATGGCATTAGCGCAACATTCATCCATACAGATAAGATTTGATCAGCAGGTAGCCAATGCCCGCGAATATCTTATACCCTTTATTCAAAGCGGTATGCTCCTTAAGGAAGGGATGCGTGTAATGGAGATCGGCTGTGGGGAAGGCGGCGTGCTACAACCCTTTGCCGAATTGAAGCTCATCTGCCTGGGCGTAGATCTGAGTGAGTCGAGGATTGCCGACGCGCAGAAGATGATGCAGGAAATGAGTAGTAAGGGTTTGGCAGAATTTATCGTGAAAAATGTCTGGGATGAAGATTTTCTCGACAAATACAGGAAATCTTTCGACCTGATTATTCTGAAAGATACCATTGAGCATATACCTGATCAGGAATCATTTATCCCGTATCTGAAAAATTTCCTTCGGGAAGATGGAAAAATATTTTTTGGATTCCCTCCCTGGCGTATGCCTTTTGGCGGACACCAGCAGATCAGTAAAAGTAAAGCCTTAGGTGTAATGCCCTGGATTCATTTGCTGCCACGTACACTGTACAAAGGTATTCTGAAACTTTTCGGAGAATCAGACCGGATAATTGAAGACCTGCTGGAAATTAAAGACACGGGAATTTCCCTGAACCGGTTTGAAAAAATACTGAAGCAAAGTCAGCTTCAGACAGACCGGAAAATCCATTTCCTGATTAACCCGATATACCGGTACAAATTTGGCCTGAAGCCAAAGGAGCAGGCAAAATTTATCACAGCAATCCCGCATTTTAGAGATTTTTTTACCACTGCCGGTTGGTATCTCGTATCGGTCGCAAAATAA
- a CDS encoding T9SS type A sorting domain-containing protein translates to MAKNQFQSARVLLLAAFTKISPIAFSLLLFFNQSFAQPVNAYFDPPEFENGDKIELVIEYGSPDDPVQNALTAHFEIAYDGFEIDESSKLSVDASGASWFGWDEAYTGRITVNHTLHVITVDLERDESPVSGEGFIARGSGVTVFIEEINAKRSPSLNVVEVNYAFPAPQSLYYDALNNILNITLSETNHFIQIDVFDLSGRVIYSSQTLEEELPMSHFPANIYFVRLRTALGVENLKLIVSP, encoded by the coding sequence ATGGCAAAAAACCAATTCCAGTCAGCCAGGGTTCTGCTCCTTGCTGCGTTCACCAAAATTTCTCCCATAGCTTTTTCCCTTCTTCTTTTTTTCAATCAGTCTTTTGCTCAACCTGTCAATGCATATTTTGACCCGCCGGAATTTGAAAATGGCGATAAAATCGAACTGGTCATTGAATATGGTTCTCCCGATGATCCGGTACAGAATGCCCTGACTGCCCATTTTGAAATTGCTTATGATGGCTTTGAAATCGATGAATCCAGCAAGCTGTCAGTAGATGCCTCCGGCGCTTCCTGGTTTGGCTGGGATGAAGCGTATACAGGCAGGATTACAGTTAATCATACGCTTCACGTGATCACCGTGGATCTCGAAAGGGATGAGTCTCCGGTAAGTGGGGAGGGGTTTATTGCAAGGGGAAGCGGGGTTACCGTTTTTATCGAAGAGATCAATGCAAAGCGGAGTCCCAGCCTTAATGTGGTAGAAGTTAACTATGCATTCCCCGCTCCACAAAGCCTCTACTATGATGCGCTGAATAATATCTTAAATATCACGCTGTCAGAGACCAATCATTTTATACAGATTGATGTATTTGACCTATCAGGAAGGGTCATTTATTCTTCACAGACGCTTGAAGAAGAACTGCCCATGAGTCATTTCCCTGCCAATATTTATTTTGTAAGACTGCGTACAGCGCTTGGCGTAGAAAATCTTAAACTGATAGTTTCACCTTAA
- a CDS encoding DUF4403 family protein: protein MNISVLLSVNALEDLVNRRYDTVIYDGKAQNPDGGITHVTVTKNDQIRIFTEKQSLVTLAPVHIKVNIRRGTPGIFDLIRDFSNLEKTHFDISVRLVTAISVLPGWKLETHSRATFEWDKKPSAGPLNLIQIAEFVKPQLEKELQALAQNIDTYISHEINFAGIMENAWREITRPAPLPLPFRAMVQTQLVKDDIQLNPIAFKGKWILFPIEPTFSISLKNNFPAHSPLPLPGLEISDNPLKQKDFPFLANISWEVLNQMLDEKEITVWQGKEIKISAPEFFGFEDKIGVKASFVGNGNRWKGKFELLAECYFDEEKAQISFQKVFFRFTHASFVFRSFASLFRKKIEKTILSALKEYSFQQIRILAHTVAETLSNIQPAPGIELQADIAKLTIQTVQTEAAGILLSGSVAGELKVSITRLDDEHITPDGKT from the coding sequence ATGAATATATCTGTGCTTCTGTCTGTCAATGCTCTGGAAGATCTGGTCAATCGACGATATGACACAGTGATCTATGACGGAAAAGCGCAGAATCCCGATGGTGGCATCACGCATGTAACCGTTACCAAAAATGATCAGATCCGAATCTTTACAGAAAAACAATCGCTGGTAACGCTGGCGCCGGTTCATATTAAAGTAAATATCCGCCGGGGGACTCCAGGTATTTTTGATCTGATCCGTGATTTTTCCAATCTTGAAAAAACTCATTTTGACATTTCTGTCCGGCTGGTAACCGCCATTTCCGTCTTACCTGGCTGGAAGTTGGAGACGCACTCCAGGGCAACCTTTGAGTGGGACAAAAAACCTTCCGCCGGCCCGCTCAACCTGATTCAGATTGCAGAATTTGTCAAACCTCAGCTGGAAAAAGAACTACAGGCGCTGGCTCAAAATATTGACACCTACATCTCCCATGAAATAAACTTTGCGGGTATTATGGAAAATGCCTGGAGAGAAATTACCCGGCCGGCTCCTTTGCCGCTGCCATTTCGGGCAATGGTACAAACACAATTGGTCAAAGACGATATCCAGCTTAACCCAATTGCTTTTAAAGGAAAATGGATTCTTTTTCCGATAGAACCAACCTTCTCAATTAGTCTGAAAAATAATTTCCCGGCACATTCGCCCCTCCCTCTGCCCGGTCTGGAAATTTCTGATAATCCGCTGAAGCAGAAAGATTTTCCCTTCCTGGCAAATATCTCCTGGGAGGTTTTGAATCAGATGCTTGATGAAAAAGAAATAACCGTATGGCAGGGAAAGGAAATCAAAATTTCTGCACCGGAGTTTTTTGGGTTTGAAGACAAAATTGGGGTCAAAGCCTCTTTTGTTGGTAATGGCAATCGTTGGAAAGGCAAATTTGAGTTATTGGCTGAATGCTATTTTGACGAGGAAAAAGCCCAAATATCCTTTCAGAAAGTGTTTTTCCGGTTTACTCATGCCTCCTTTGTTTTCAGGAGTTTTGCCAGTCTTTTCCGCAAAAAAATCGAGAAAACCATTCTCTCTGCTTTAAAGGAATATAGTTTTCAGCAGATCAGAATTCTCGCGCATACAGTGGCTGAAACACTTTCAAATATTCAACCTGCACCCGGTATTGAATTACAGGCAGACATTGCAAAATTAACCATACAAACCGTGCAAACTGAAGCAGCGGGGATTTTACTCAGCGGGAGTGTTGCCGGCGAACTAAAGGTCAGTATTACCCGGCTTGATGATGAGCATATCACTCCTGATGGGAAGACCTGA
- the nuoH gene encoding NADH-quinone oxidoreductase subunit NuoH — protein MEFVTYSLILIGLALFVLLTAAAYSVYLERKVAALIQQRVGPNRVGPFGLLQPLADVIKLILKEDIVPDISDKLVHFIAPVISVTIALITMAVIPFAKADIAMTEFTHGFLVIADVNIGILYVLAIASIAVYGVTLAGWSSNSKYALLGGLRSSAQMISYELAMGLAVVSIILLTNARYEGDLGFLRPASIVEAQRSVWNIFINPLGFLIFVVCAFAEANRAPFDLVEAEQELVGGFHTEYSSMKFALFFVAEYIHVIVASMLITTLFIGGYLGPFEGLLGVANWAPAAQLGWGLAWFLAKTTFFVFVFVWVRWTLPRFKYNQLMDIGWKKFLPLSLANLMVIAMGTAIYVLASAA, from the coding sequence ATGGAGTTTGTTACGTATTCTCTGATTCTGATTGGTCTCGCACTATTTGTCCTGCTCACCGCAGCAGCCTATTCCGTATACCTTGAAAGAAAGGTAGCCGCCCTGATTCAGCAGCGGGTAGGGCCCAATCGTGTAGGTCCGTTTGGATTACTTCAGCCATTGGCAGATGTTATCAAGCTTATCCTGAAGGAAGACATTGTTCCTGATATTTCAGATAAGCTGGTGCACTTTATCGCGCCGGTAATATCAGTTACGATTGCATTGATTACCATGGCGGTGATTCCTTTTGCAAAAGCAGATATTGCAATGACTGAATTCACTCACGGGTTTCTCGTGATTGCCGACGTAAATATTGGGATATTATATGTGCTTGCGATAGCCTCCATTGCTGTATATGGTGTAACCCTGGCCGGCTGGTCGTCAAATAGTAAGTATGCATTGTTGGGGGGACTTCGGTCTTCTGCTCAGATGATTAGCTATGAGCTGGCCATGGGCCTTGCCGTAGTGAGTATTATCCTCCTCACCAATGCACGATATGAAGGCGACCTCGGGTTCTTAAGGCCTGCCTCCATTGTAGAAGCGCAACGATCTGTCTGGAATATATTTATCAATCCTCTAGGTTTCCTGATTTTTGTTGTTTGTGCATTTGCAGAAGCAAACCGGGCACCTTTTGACCTGGTAGAAGCAGAGCAGGAGCTGGTAGGCGGTTTTCATACAGAATATAGCTCCATGAAATTTGCCCTGTTTTTCGTTGCGGAATATATACACGTAATCGTAGCCTCCATGCTGATTACAACCCTCTTCATCGGTGGTTATCTAGGACCATTTGAAGGGTTATTAGGTGTAGCAAACTGGGCACCTGCAGCACAACTGGGTTGGGGGCTGGCCTGGTTCCTTGCAAAAACTACTTTTTTTGTGTTTGTATTTGTTTGGGTGCGTTGGACATTGCCCCGTTTCAAATACAATCAGCTCATGGATATCGGATGGAAAAAGTTCCTTCCGCTGTCCCTCGCCAATCTAATGGTCATTGCAATGGGAACAGCAATCTACGTACTTGCTTCAGCCGCGTAA
- a CDS encoding ATP-dependent Clp protease ATP-binding subunit, whose translation MESNFSDRVKDVISYSREEAIRLGHDYIGPEHLLLGLIREGEGLAIKILVNLSVDLAQLKRSIENAVKGNVTPINLSNLPLTRQAEKVLKITRLEAKLLKSAVIGTEHLILSILREENNVAAQILARFGISYDVVRSELEHKEENQTTRMSVSSEPPESSEMSTPGDRPRKTTKSKTPVLDNFGRDLTKAAEDNKLDPIVGRENEIERVAQILSRRKKNNPVLIGEPGVGKTAIAEGLALRIIQRKVSRVLYNKRVVTLDIASLVAGTKYRGQFEERMKAVMAELEKSPDVILFIDELHTIVGAGGASGSLDASNIFKPALARGEIQCIGATTLDEYRQYIEKDGALERRFQKVMVEPTNVEETMIILNNIKAKYEDHHNVNYTPEAIEACVKLSDRYISDRYFPDKAIDVLDEAGSRVHITNIHVPQSILDLEARIEEVKELKNKVVKSQKYEEAAQLRDQEKRLLEELEQAKIEWEEETKNKRYTVSEDDVAAVVSMMTGVPVTKVAAGEIAKLKLMGEQLKGVIIGQDMAIDKLVKAIKRSRLGLKDPMKPIGSFIFLGQTGVGKTEMAKVLARYLFDSDEALIRLDMSEYMEKFTVSRLIGAPPGYVGYEEGGQLTERVRRRPYSVVLLDEIEKAHPDIFNIMLQVLDDGILTDGLGRRVDFKNTVIIMTSNVGVRELKNFGTGVGFSTKSREGQTNDMMRSTIEGAMKKVFRPEFLNRIDEVIIFNELDHDHIMHIIELQLRSVFNRIEEKGFFIELSDAAKKFIAEKGFDKQFGARPLQRALQKYLEDPIADEILEGNAKEGDTLYVDYDEEKEEITVGPKKAKKRKDVKQASEESEE comes from the coding sequence ATGGAATCAAATTTCTCAGACAGGGTCAAGGATGTAATATCCTACAGCAGGGAGGAAGCGATCCGGCTTGGCCACGATTATATAGGTCCTGAGCACTTGTTGCTTGGATTGATACGAGAAGGAGAAGGGCTTGCCATTAAAATATTGGTGAACCTCAGCGTAGATCTTGCTCAATTAAAACGATCAATCGAAAATGCCGTTAAAGGTAATGTGACCCCGATCAACCTGTCAAATCTACCCCTGACACGTCAGGCTGAAAAAGTATTAAAAATCACCCGACTGGAAGCCAAATTGCTAAAAAGTGCCGTGATTGGTACAGAACATCTGATCCTCTCTATCCTTAGAGAGGAAAATAATGTTGCTGCACAAATTCTGGCAAGATTTGGTATTAGTTATGATGTAGTACGCTCCGAACTTGAACACAAGGAGGAGAATCAAACCACAAGAATGTCTGTTTCAAGCGAACCCCCAGAATCATCAGAAATGAGTACACCCGGAGATCGACCCAGAAAAACAACAAAATCCAAAACTCCTGTTCTAGACAACTTTGGCAGAGACCTCACCAAAGCCGCTGAAGACAATAAACTGGACCCTATTGTTGGAAGGGAAAATGAAATCGAGCGTGTGGCTCAAATTCTTTCCCGCCGCAAAAAGAATAATCCGGTATTGATCGGTGAACCTGGCGTAGGTAAAACTGCTATCGCAGAAGGCCTGGCCCTTCGTATTATTCAAAGGAAAGTCAGCCGTGTTCTCTACAATAAGAGAGTAGTAACACTGGATATCGCTTCACTTGTCGCCGGTACCAAATACCGCGGGCAGTTTGAAGAAAGAATGAAAGCTGTAATGGCAGAACTGGAAAAGTCTCCAGATGTCATTCTCTTCATTGACGAATTACATACGATCGTGGGCGCAGGCGGGGCCTCCGGCTCACTCGATGCTTCCAATATTTTTAAACCTGCACTCGCCCGTGGCGAAATCCAATGTATCGGCGCTACCACCCTCGATGAATATCGCCAGTATATTGAAAAAGACGGTGCGCTTGAACGCAGGTTCCAAAAAGTTATGGTTGAACCCACAAATGTGGAAGAAACCATGATCATCCTCAATAATATCAAGGCCAAATACGAAGATCACCACAACGTAAACTATACACCCGAAGCGATTGAAGCTTGTGTAAAACTTAGCGACAGGTATATCTCCGACCGGTATTTCCCGGATAAAGCCATCGATGTTCTTGACGAAGCGGGAAGCCGTGTGCACATTACCAATATCCACGTTCCTCAAAGCATCCTCGATCTGGAAGCCCGTATCGAAGAAGTCAAAGAGCTGAAAAACAAGGTCGTAAAAAGCCAGAAATATGAAGAGGCAGCTCAATTGCGCGATCAGGAAAAACGCCTGCTGGAAGAACTCGAACAGGCAAAAATTGAGTGGGAAGAAGAAACAAAAAATAAACGATATACGGTTTCCGAAGATGATGTTGCGGCTGTTGTCTCTATGATGACAGGGGTTCCTGTAACCAAAGTAGCTGCCGGAGAAATTGCCAAACTCAAACTAATGGGTGAGCAACTCAAAGGGGTCATCATCGGGCAGGATATGGCTATCGACAAACTGGTAAAAGCAATCAAACGCTCTCGCCTTGGCCTGAAAGATCCGATGAAACCGATTGGGTCATTTATCTTTCTTGGACAAACCGGTGTCGGTAAAACGGAAATGGCCAAAGTACTCGCAAGATATCTTTTTGACTCAGATGAAGCGCTCATCCGTCTGGATATGAGTGAGTATATGGAGAAGTTTACTGTTTCCCGCCTGATTGGAGCGCCTCCCGGATATGTCGGATATGAAGAAGGGGGTCAGCTTACAGAACGTGTGAGAAGAAGGCCTTACTCAGTCGTGCTTCTGGATGAAATTGAAAAAGCTCACCCTGATATTTTCAATATTATGCTCCAGGTTCTCGATGATGGTATTCTTACAGATGGTCTGGGGCGTCGTGTTGACTTCAAAAACACTGTAATCATCATGACCTCCAACGTAGGGGTCAGGGAACTGAAAAACTTTGGTACAGGTGTGGGTTTCAGCACCAAATCCAGAGAAGGGCAGACCAATGATATGATGCGCAGCACCATTGAGGGCGCTATGAAAAAAGTGTTCCGCCCAGAGTTCCTCAACAGGATCGATGAGGTCATTATCTTTAATGAACTCGATCATGATCATATCATGCACATTATCGAACTGCAGCTTCGCAGCGTTTTCAACCGCATCGAAGAAAAAGGGTTCTTCATCGAACTTTCGGACGCTGCCAAAAAGTTTATTGCTGAAAAAGGCTTTGATAAGCAGTTTGGGGCCCGCCCGCTTCAGCGCGCACTGCAGAAATATCTCGAAGATCCAATTGCAGACGAAATCCTTGAAGGTAATGCCAAGGAAGGAGATACGCTGTACGTAGATTATGACGAAGAAAAAGAGGAAATTACTGTTGGCCCGAAAAAGGCCAAGAAAAGAAAAGATGTAAAAC
- a CDS encoding EF-hand domain-containing protein: protein MQISFLSHILSLPVLVLFANLLSAQSPQLSSDISNWYLEERFIIADQNDDALLSKAEIKVFADEFCYYLADRYFELADRNQDGFLSFNEISLRKKSEYLFRTNLERKNLRSLTESYPLLAQADENYLKSNPELVRSLFTNLVWLCENAELAAQIVNDRAWNARNPEVMISLHRNLRWMVANPDKAKDLYRDRLATQQLPELLSWRADHKDFIRRYALPDRFYELEFIPASVRMNE, encoded by the coding sequence ATGCAAATCTCCTTCCTTTCTCACATTCTCTCCTTGCCCGTTCTGGTTCTATTCGCCAACCTCCTTTCAGCACAAAGCCCGCAGCTTTCCAGCGACATTAGCAACTGGTATTTGGAGGAGCGGTTTATCATTGCAGATCAAAACGATGATGCACTTCTTTCCAAAGCCGAAATCAAAGTATTCGCTGATGAATTTTGTTATTATCTCGCTGATCGATATTTCGAGCTGGCAGACAGAAATCAGGACGGATTTTTGAGTTTTAATGAAATAAGCCTCCGCAAGAAGTCTGAATATCTGTTCCGAACCAACCTGGAAAGAAAAAATCTACGGTCCTTGACGGAATCCTATCCCCTGCTGGCACAGGCTGATGAAAACTATTTAAAGAGCAATCCGGAACTCGTCAGGTCATTATTTACCAACCTGGTATGGTTGTGCGAGAATGCAGAACTGGCAGCCCAAATAGTAAATGATCGTGCATGGAATGCGCGAAACCCTGAAGTAATGATTTCCCTTCACCGCAACCTCCGTTGGATGGTAGCAAACCCCGATAAAGCCAAGGATTTGTATCGGGACCGTCTGGCGACCCAGCAATTGCCGGAATTGCTTAGCTGGCGTGCAGATCACAAAGATTTTATTCGCAGATATGCGCTGCCTGATCGTTTTTACGAACTGGAATTTATCCCCGCAAGTGTCAGAATGAACGAATAG